Part of the Bacillus cereus group sp. RP43 genome is shown below.
ATGTGCCGACTCATGCGATTACAATGGGAATTGGAAGTATTATGAAAGCGAAACAAATTCTACTTGTTGCTATGGGATCTAAAAAGGCAGAAGCTATTAAAGAATTATTGCAAGGTGAATATAGTGAGGCGTGTCCTGCTACAGTTTTACAACGTCATCCGAATGTAACCGTAATCGCAGATCCAGAAGCTCTATCTTTATGCAGTGAGGCGATTGCTGATGAACATCGACAAGTATTCACCATTTCCGATCTATTATCAGATTCAAGAGTGGGTGAAACAGCTAATTGAGGAAGGCGAATGGAAGCCGGGAGATAAAATTCCATCTGAGAATGAACTTTGTGATAAGTTCGAAGTAAGTCGTATGACAATCAGACAGGCGATTAATAACTTAGTGGAACAAGGTTATTTATACCGGAAGCGCGGGATTGGAACGTTCGTCCAACTTCCGAAAGTGGAGCAAAAGTTGCAAGGAATGACGGGATTTACAGAAGATATGATTTCTCGTGGTATGAAACCGAGCAGCCAGTTATTAAGTTTCCGCCTAGTTCCAGCTACTGCTAAAATAGCAGACCGGCTGAAAATACAAGAGGGAGAGTCGGTTTATGAAGTGAGGCGTACTCGCTTAGCTGATGACGAACCGATTGCATTTGAGACGACATATTTGTCGCCAACTCTTGTGAAAGATATTAACGAAGAAATATTGCAACAATCTTTATATGAACATTTAGAGAAAAAACTGGGCTTTAAGCTAGTTCGCGCTACTCAATCAATTGAAGCTTCAATTGCAACGGATAATGAAGCTGAACATCTGCATATTCCTAAAAAGGCGCCTGTACTTGTAATGCGTCAATGGTCATATTCAGAAGGTGAGTTACCGTTAGAGTATGTGAAATGTATTTATCGTGGTGATCGTTACAAGTTTATTACGAACATCGCACGTAACAAGTAATATATTTCAGTTTGTGAAGTACAGTGAACTTTGATGTTTTCAACATGTAAAGAAATAAAAATACGACTCATCCTTATAAGGATTGAGTCGTATTTTTATTTGCTTCTTCATTATAAACAAGTACTTGGTTAACGGCATCTTTGACAGCATCTACTACATAGTGAGCGTGCTCTTTTACCGCGTCATCAGCTTGAGACATAGCAAAACTATGAGGAGTTAAAGAAAACATTGGAATATCATTGTAAGAATCCCCTATGCATGCAACCTCCTCTGGTTGTATTTGAAACTCTTGTAATAAAACAGAAATAGCAGAACCTTTACTAATATTTGGTGGCATTACATCTAAACATTGTTCAGCTGAAATAAAAGTACTAACTTTTCCATGGAATTTTTCATCGATCTTTTTTTGAAGGAGTTGTAAGTTTTCTTTTGTTCCACCGATAGAAATTTTATTTGGAAAAATTGTATCATCGATTTTCTGTAATAAATTTGGTTCTTCAACAGAAGTCATTGTTACTTGTTTTTCGAGTTCATGAATAAAAGGTGTCTTTTCTTCAATATAGTAATTATGCTCATCACTTACATAACGGAAATAAGGGTCTTGATTTGTCATAGCTAGTAAATCAGGAAGAATGCTGGAATCAAAAGTTGCGGACAATAGTTGCTTATTTTCATTTGTGTATACAAACACACCGTTTACACTAATACGATGGAAATTTGTATTTACAGCTTTCATTAGGTCTGCGATTTCATTATCAAGTCGTCCAGAAGCGAAGCAAAGAATAACATTTTGCTCAGCAAGAATGCGAAGTGCCGCAACATCCTGTTCATCAATCAGACCTCCGTGCTGCATCATTGTACCGTCAATATCACTTACAAACATTTTAATCATGTTGCTATCTCCTTTCTATGTACAGTCGCTCTTACATTATACGCATCATATACAAACATGTCTAAAAAATGAATTTTTATCAAATGGTAGATGTTTTACATTGACGACAAAGAAGAATATTCTGTAACATAAAAGTAGGCTATTTAAGTACGAGGGTGGTGTTATATGAGTAATTATCTAGAAATTAAAAAAGTTTTAAATAATAATGTCATCATTGCTAGCCATCCTGAACACGAGGAAGTAGTAGTGATCGGTAAAGGAATTGGATTTGGAAAAAAGGCTGAAGATGTGTTGGAGCAAGAACAAATTGAGAAAATGTTTGTTTTAAAAAATGAACGTGATCGAGAACAATACAAACTTTTAGTGCCACATGTGAGTGAAAAGCTAATTGAATTGATGAATGATATTATGTTATACATTCAAGAAAAAGCGGAGTCTCCATTAAATGAACATATTCATATCGCTTTAACAGATCATATTTCTTTTGCCATTAAAAGGCTGAAACAAGGACTTACAATAGATAATCCTTTTTTAGTTGAAACGAAAATGCTATATCCAGAGGAATATGAAATTGCTGAAGGAGTTGTGAAACTTTTAAATTCTCGTTTGCAAATTACATTGCCAGAAGGAGAAGTTGGCTTTATCGCACTCCATATTTATAGCTCGCTTACAAACTCTGATTTATCTTCTGTTAATCAAAATTCCCGTCTTATTGCACAACTTGTGTCTTTAATTGAGACAAACCTACAAATTACATTAGACCAAGAAAGCATTCATTATTTACGCCTTATTCGCCATTTACAATATGCTATTGAACGGGTGAAAAAAGGAGAAAAAGTAGAAGAAGCACAAAGTTTTGCTGATTTATTAAAATTAGAATATCCAGTTTGTTACAATTTGGCGTGGAAGCTAGTCAAAGTAATGCAGAACGAATTACAACTTCCTGTTTATGAAGCGGAGAGTATTTATTTAACGATGCATTTACAACGATTAGTGAAAGCAGAACATGTGTAAAAAGACATATATTTTTGTCTAAAATGAAAACGTTAAAAAAAATGATTGAATCGCTTACAATAGTTATGTATAATAACTATTGCAAAGTTATACAAAATTCGACAAACACATTAAGGTAAATAACGAAAACGTTTGCTTTAATTATAGTGAACTTATACGTAATCCTATTTTTGACACGTGTTACTGATTCGATCAGGCATGAGTGGAGAAAAGTTGGGAATGTAAGCTAAAGAAAGGGACATACTACCCTTTGTATAGCTATCGTTCTATCTTTTTTTCCTCATGCCTTTTTGGCGTTTGTCGAAAAGTATCAATATAGATAAGAGAGGAAGGGTTTCCATGTTTAAGAAGATCTTTGGTGTTCTTCAAAAAGTCGGAAAAGCGCTTATGCTTCCAGTAGCTATTTTACCGGCAGCAGGTATTTTACTTGGATTTGGTAATGCATTTCAAAATCCACAACTAACAAATGTTATTCCTGCTTTAAAAGCAGATTGGTTCGTAATGGTTGCAAAAATTATGGAACAATCTGGTGATATTATTTTCGCTAACCTTGCGCTATTATTCGCAGTTGGGGTAGCAATCGGTTTAGCTGGTGGAGACGGAGTAGCTGGTTTAGCAGCATTCGTCGGCTACTTAATTATGAACAAAACGATGAGTGTATTCTTAGAAGTAGATAAGTTAGTGAAAGTAACAAGCACTGGAACAGATCCAGTGAAAATTGGATTTTCAGATCCAGCATATGCAAACGTATTAGGAATTCCAACGCTGCAAACAGGAGTGTTTGGTGGTATTATCGTCGGGATAGTAGCGGCATATTGCTATAATAAATACTTCAACATTGAATTACCATCATACTTAGGTTTCTTTGCAGGTAAGCGTTTCGTACCGATCGCAACTGCAACATTCTCTTTAGTAGTAGGTATTATCATGTGCTTCGTTTGGCCATACATTCAGGGTGGCTTAAATACGTTCTCACATCAAATGATTGATGCAAATAGAACGATCGCAGCATTTATATTCGGTTTAATTGAACGTTCATTAATTCCATTTGGATTACATCATATTTTCTATTCACCGTTCTGGTTCGAATTCGGTCAGTATACAAATGCAGCTGGCGAATTAATCCGTGGTGACCAAAAAATCTTTATGGCACAGTTAAAAGATGGCGTAGAATTAACAGCTGGTACATTTACAACTGGTAAGTATCCGTTCATGATGTTCGGTCTTCCAGCAGCAGCTTTAGCAATGTACCATGAAGCACGTCCAGAAAATAAAAAATTAGCAGCTGGTATTTTAGGATCTGCTGCATTAACATCTTTCTTAACAGGTATTACAGAACCGCTTGAATTTTCATTCTTATTCGTAGCACCAGTATTATTCGGAATCCATGCAGTATTCGCTGGTCTATCATTTATGACAATGCAAATTTTAGGTGTTAAAATTGGTATGACATTCTCTGGTGGTTTAATTGACTTCATCTTATTCGGTGTACTACCAGGTCGTACGGCATGGTGGTGGGTAATTATTGTGGGTCTTGTACTAGCAGTTATTTACTACTTCGGATTCCGTTTTGCAATCCGTAAATGGAACTTAAAAACACCTGGTCGTGAAGTAGCGAATGCCAATGAAGGCGCAGGGAAAACAGAAGCAGGAGAACTTCCACGTGAAGTATTAGTAGCACTTGGTGGTAAAGAAAACATTGCTTCGTTAGATGCTTGTATTACTCGTTTACGCGTTCAAGTTAACGAACAAAAAAATGTAAATAAAGACCGCTTAAAAGAGCTTGGAGCAGCTGGTGTACTTGAAGTTGGAAATAACATTCAAGCTATTTTCGGACCGAAATCTGACACATTAAAATCACAAATTCATGATATTATGTCAGGTCGTACACCTCATGTTGAAAAAGAAGAGCCTGTAAAAGTGGAAGAAGTTCCTCAACAAGTTGATGAAAATGAAACAATCGTTTCACCAATTGAAGGGAAAATCTTACCGATTACAGAAGTACCTGACCAAGTATTCTCAGGGAAAATGATGGGAGATGGATTTGCGATTGAGCCAACAGAAGGAACAGTAGTTTCTCCGGTTAATGGTGAGATTGTAAATGTATTCCCTACAAAACATGCGATTGGTATTCAGTCTGAAGGTGGAAAAGAAATTTTAATCCACTTCGGTATTGATACTGTAAAATTAAATGGTGAAGGCTTTGAAGCGCTTGTAGCACAAGGTGATAAAGTGAAGCAAGGACAACCATTATTAAAAGTAGATCTTGCATTTATAAAAGAAAATGCACCATCTATTATTACACCAATCGTCTTTACGAATTTACAACAAGGACAACAAGTCGAATTGAAAAAAGATGGAAATGTTAAGAAGGGCGAAAACGCTATTATTGACATTCAGTAGGAATTTGACGCAAAATGTTTATAATTATAATAGGCGATGTGGTTGACCGAACATCGCCTATTATATACAATAGATGATGTAGTACTCACGTCTATACAACTAAAAAAATACTGTATTTAAAGGAGATAAATTATCATGGAAAAAATCTTTAAAGTAACTAGCGACTCAGGAATTCATGCTCGTCCAGCAACTCTACTTGTAAACACTGCAAGCAAATTTGGTTCTGACATTAACTTAGAGTATAACGGAAAAAACGTTAACTTAAAATCAATCATGGGTGTTATGTCTTTAGGAATTCAACAAGGCGCAGAAATTAAGGTCACTGCAAATGGTGATGATGCAGCTCAAGCACTAGCAGCTATCGAAGAAACTATGAAAAACGAAGGATTAGGAGAATAATGACTCTTAATATCCAAGGGATCGCTGCATCAAGTGGGATTGCTATTGCAAAGGCTTTCAGACTTGAGAATCCTGAATTTAACATTGAAAAGAAATCAATTACAAACGAAGCTGCTGAAATTGCACGCTTAGACGCTGCGCTTGAGAAAGCAAAATCTGAACTAGAAGCTATTAAGGACCACGCTTTTGCTGAGCTAGGTGCTGATAAAGCTGCTATCTTTGAAGCACATTTATTAGTATTAAATGATCCGGAATTAGTAAATCCAGTAAAAGATAAAGTAAATAGCGAAAAAGTAAATGCTGAATTTGCAATGGATGAAGTTGCATCAATGTTTATTTCTATGTTTGAAAACATGGATAACGAATACATGAAAGAACGTGCTGCGGATATTCGCGACGTAACAAAACGTGTTCTTGCGCATTTACTAGGAATTAACTTCTCAAACCCTGGTACAATTTCTGAAGAAGTAATCATCATTGCTGAAGATTTAACACCATCTGATACAGCTCAGTTAAACCGTAAGTATGCAAAAGGTTTCACAACTGATATCGGTGGACGTACATCTCACTCTGCAATTATGGCTCGTTCTATGGAAATTCCAGCTGTTGTTGGTACGAAGGTTGTTATGGAGAAAATCCAAAACGGCGATATCGTAATCATTGACGGTTTAGATGGAGAAGTAATTGTAAACCCATCTGAAGAAACTCTTCGTTCTTTTGAAGAAAAGAAAGCGAAATTTGAAGAGCAAAAAGCTGTATGGGCAAAATTAAAAGACCAAGCAACTGTAACAAGTGATGGACATCACGTTGAGCTTGTTGCTAATATCGGAACACCAAATGATGTACAAGGTATTATCGATAATGGCGGAGAAGGCGTTGGTTTATACCGTACAGAATTCTTATACATGGGCCGTGACAATCTTCCAACAGAAGAAGAGCAGTTCGAAGCGTATAAAGCAGTTCTTGAAGGTGTAAAAGAAGATCAACCAGTCGTTGTTCGTACACTTGACATCGGTGGAGATAAAGAGCTTCCATACTTACATTTACCAAAAGAAATGAACCCATTCTTAGGATACCGTGCAATTCGCTTATGTCTTGATGAGCAAGATGTGTTCCGTACACAACTTCGTGCATTACTTCGTGCTAGCGTATACGGTAACTTAAAAATTATGTTCCCAATGATTGCAACTCTTGATGAGTTCCGTCAAGCGAAAGCAATCTTATTAGAAGAGAAAGAAAGACTTGTTCAAGCGGGTACAACTGTTTCTGATTCTATTGAAGTTGGTATGATGGTTGAAATTCCAGCTTCAGCAGTATTAGCAGATCAGTTCGCAAAAGAAGTTGATTTCTTCTCTATCGGAACAAATGACTTAATCCAATACACAATGGCTGCAGACCGTATGAACGAACAAGTAGCTTACTTATACCAACCATATAACCCATCTATTTTACGTCTTGTAAAAATGGTTATCGATGCTGCTCATAAAGAGGGCAAATGGGCTGGTATGTGTGGTGAGATGGCGGGAGATTCACTTGCTATCCCATTATTATTAGGCCTAGGTTTAGATGAGTTCAGTATGAGTGCAACATCTATTCTTCCTGCAAGAACACAACTAAGCAAGTTGTCAAAAGCAGAAATGGAAACATTAGCAGAAAAAGCATTAACAATGTCAACTGCTGAAGAAGTTGTTGAATTAGTTAAAAGCATATAATAGTAAAAAACCTGAGTCGATTTGAAATCGGTCTCAGGTTTTTTCTATGAGAAAAGTAAATCTTATTTTGCGGCTATTGAGGATAAAGAACAGAATTAGATAGCGATTGCAACGATATCAGTTGGGCATACACGTAAAATACCAGTAAAAGTATTTCGATTTTGATTGTTCTTATCGTCGTTATTGTTATTTTTGTCATCTTTGTTATTACGAGCTAAAGCAGAGAAAAGAGCAACACCGTTAGCGAAACCTTCAAAAATTACATTGTTGAATGTTCCGTTACCTCTAATGCTTAAAAGAGAAAGCTCTGTTCCAACTGAAATGCTAGCAAGTACGTTACATACAGCTGTTTGTTGTGGTTTTACTTCTCTCTCTCTCTCTTTCTCGCGATGTTCGCGATGGTCACACTCTCTTTCACGATGATGACAGTCTCTAAAGTTATCACAGCATCCAAATGATCCAAACATAATCCTCATCACCCCCTTCACACTTATAATCTATGTAAGTTCGGTAGTTAGTGACTGGACAGATAATGGAAATTTTTCTAGGGGATTTTCTCATTTTAAATGACTAGATGGGTATTTAGTATGGAATGATGTTTAAAATAGGGGAAATGTCACAAAAAAATGTAAAGACCACCGAAATGAATGAAATAGGTAGCCTTTACACTTTTTTGCTTTTATATAAAACGATGATATATACAGGAAGAGCTAAGAGTAGTGGTGCAATGGATCGCGCAGTATGTTTTTCTGCTTCTAATTGTAACGCTTCTTCTTTTGGGAATTGTAACACTGATATGTTTGCAGCATCGCCAATAAAATATAGCAGTAGTACAGTTACTATGTAACTTAAAAGTGCGATAAAGCTTCCGTATGAACTCAATGAAAATCCCTCTCTTGTTATCTATTTGTTATTATTGTATCACGATTGTAACAAAAACACACGGTTATATTTCAACGCTTTAACAAATTTCGACACAAAACGCCATATTTATTTATGGTGATAGCATAAATATTACAATTTTTCTATGTGTAGATGTCGAATAATACAGTGTAATATTACGGATGTGTGACAGAATATAAAAAAACGAAGGTAATGAAATTACCTTCGTTTTTTATTATTTTGCCCATTCACTTACTTGTTCTACGCTCATGCGCGGTGCAGGGTGACCTTTTAAAGTTGATTCACCAATTGTAATAAGCATAATTGGTACGTAACGAGATGAAACATTAAATTCTTCCATTAGTGCTTGTGGGTTGAAACCACCAATTGCGCAAGTATCCCAGCCAGTTGCTTTAGCAGCAAGCATAAGTTGCATTGCTGCTAAAGCAGCATTTGAAAAGGCAGCATCTCGTGGGTATTGCTCACGAGTATATGCAGATTCAATATTTTTAGCTAAGCGCTCTTTTGCTTCTTCTTTCATAAA
Proteins encoded:
- the phnF gene encoding phosphonate metabolism transcriptional regulator PhnF gives rise to the protein MNIDKYSPFPIYYQIQEWVKQLIEEGEWKPGDKIPSENELCDKFEVSRMTIRQAINNLVEQGYLYRKRGIGTFVQLPKVEQKLQGMTGFTEDMISRGMKPSSQLLSFRLVPATAKIADRLKIQEGESVYEVRRTRLADDEPIAFETTYLSPTLVKDINEEILQQSLYEHLEKKLGFKLVRATQSIEASIATDNEAEHLHIPKKAPVLVMRQWSYSEGELPLEYVKCIYRGDRYKFITNIARNK
- a CDS encoding Cof-type HAD-IIB family hydrolase, with protein sequence MIKMFVSDIDGTMMQHGGLIDEQDVAALRILAEQNVILCFASGRLDNEIADLMKAVNTNFHRISVNGVFVYTNENKQLLSATFDSSILPDLLAMTNQDPYFRYVSDEHNYYIEEKTPFIHELEKQVTMTSVEEPNLLQKIDDTIFPNKISIGGTKENLQLLQKKIDEKFHGKVSTFISAEQCLDVMPPNISKGSAISVLLQEFQIQPEEVACIGDSYNDIPMFSLTPHSFAMSQADDAVKEHAHYVVDAVKDAVNQVLVYNEEANKNTTQSL
- the glcT gene encoding ptsGHI operon transcription antiterminator GlcT, with the protein product MSNYLEIKKVLNNNVIIASHPEHEEVVVIGKGIGFGKKAEDVLEQEQIEKMFVLKNERDREQYKLLVPHVSEKLIELMNDIMLYIQEKAESPLNEHIHIALTDHISFAIKRLKQGLTIDNPFLVETKMLYPEEYEIAEGVVKLLNSRLQITLPEGEVGFIALHIYSSLTNSDLSSVNQNSRLIAQLVSLIETNLQITLDQESIHYLRLIRHLQYAIERVKKGEKVEEAQSFADLLKLEYPVCYNLAWKLVKVMQNELQLPVYEAESIYLTMHLQRLVKAEHV
- the ptsG gene encoding PTS glucose transporter subunit IIABC, which gives rise to MFKKIFGVLQKVGKALMLPVAILPAAGILLGFGNAFQNPQLTNVIPALKADWFVMVAKIMEQSGDIIFANLALLFAVGVAIGLAGGDGVAGLAAFVGYLIMNKTMSVFLEVDKLVKVTSTGTDPVKIGFSDPAYANVLGIPTLQTGVFGGIIVGIVAAYCYNKYFNIELPSYLGFFAGKRFVPIATATFSLVVGIIMCFVWPYIQGGLNTFSHQMIDANRTIAAFIFGLIERSLIPFGLHHIFYSPFWFEFGQYTNAAGELIRGDQKIFMAQLKDGVELTAGTFTTGKYPFMMFGLPAAALAMYHEARPENKKLAAGILGSAALTSFLTGITEPLEFSFLFVAPVLFGIHAVFAGLSFMTMQILGVKIGMTFSGGLIDFILFGVLPGRTAWWWVIIVGLVLAVIYYFGFRFAIRKWNLKTPGREVANANEGAGKTEAGELPREVLVALGGKENIASLDACITRLRVQVNEQKNVNKDRLKELGAAGVLEVGNNIQAIFGPKSDTLKSQIHDIMSGRTPHVEKEEPVKVEEVPQQVDENETIVSPIEGKILPITEVPDQVFSGKMMGDGFAIEPTEGTVVSPVNGEIVNVFPTKHAIGIQSEGGKEILIHFGIDTVKLNGEGFEALVAQGDKVKQGQPLLKVDLAFIKENAPSIITPIVFTNLQQGQQVELKKDGNVKKGENAIIDIQ
- the ptsH gene encoding phosphocarrier protein HPr, which translates into the protein MEKIFKVTSDSGIHARPATLLVNTASKFGSDINLEYNGKNVNLKSIMGVMSLGIQQGAEIKVTANGDDAAQALAAIEETMKNEGLGE
- the ptsP gene encoding phosphoenolpyruvate--protein phosphotransferase, whose product is MTLNIQGIAASSGIAIAKAFRLENPEFNIEKKSITNEAAEIARLDAALEKAKSELEAIKDHAFAELGADKAAIFEAHLLVLNDPELVNPVKDKVNSEKVNAEFAMDEVASMFISMFENMDNEYMKERAADIRDVTKRVLAHLLGINFSNPGTISEEVIIIAEDLTPSDTAQLNRKYAKGFTTDIGGRTSHSAIMARSMEIPAVVGTKVVMEKIQNGDIVIIDGLDGEVIVNPSEETLRSFEEKKAKFEEQKAVWAKLKDQATVTSDGHHVELVANIGTPNDVQGIIDNGGEGVGLYRTEFLYMGRDNLPTEEEQFEAYKAVLEGVKEDQPVVVRTLDIGGDKELPYLHLPKEMNPFLGYRAIRLCLDEQDVFRTQLRALLRASVYGNLKIMFPMIATLDEFRQAKAILLEEKERLVQAGTTVSDSIEVGMMVEIPASAVLADQFAKEVDFFSIGTNDLIQYTMAADRMNEQVAYLYQPYNPSILRLVKMVIDAAHKEGKWAGMCGEMAGDSLAIPLLLGLGLDEFSMSATSILPARTQLSKLSKAEMETLAEKALTMSTAEEVVELVKSI
- a CDS encoding DUF3915 domain-containing protein; the protein is MFGSFGCCDNFRDCHHRERECDHREHREKEREREVKPQQTAVCNVLASISVGTELSLLSIRGNGTFNNVIFEGFANGVALFSALARNNKDDKNNNNDDKNNQNRNTFTGILRVCPTDIVAIAI
- a CDS encoding nitroreductase family protein; its protein translation is MTNSDFFNVLYERTSTRAFNPEKEISSTELHEILKAAAQAPSAWNLQHWKFLVFQGADVQKRLHPIAYNQQQILDASAVVAILGDLEAYKNVEPVYGPIVEQGFMKEEAKERLAKNIESAYTREQYPRDAAFSNAALAAMQLMLAAKATGWDTCAIGGFNPQALMEEFNVSSRYVPIMLITIGESTLKGHPAPRMSVEQVSEWAK